From a single Micromonospora sp. WMMD1102 genomic region:
- the pglX gene encoding BREX-2 system adenine-specific DNA-methyltransferase PglX codes for MIDRRALLKDLQGQVRALEKDLAEQIGGSGEHYDKLRSEYDRAFALKRTAATWAAWRDERVTQTAVAWVLGSVFVRFCEDNGLFGDVCYLAGPEKDRAVLAEESQDDYFRRHPERTDRDWLLASFEHIGGTQAGRLLFDPEHNPAYRIPISHDAAKALIGFWRRRDQAGTLVHDFTDPEWGTRFLGDLYQDLSEAARKRYALLQTPEFVEEFILDLTLTPAVNEFGHETIKAIDPTCGSGHFLLGIFRRLMKEWEEQDPERDRWEMVRAALESVHGVDINPFAVAIARFRLLLEAMRAADFADFKRARRYEFPIRIAVGDSLIKNRQGTLFDDVDELAQFRYVTEDIDKFPGLLTENRYHVVVGNPPYITPKDKELNELYRRLYKDVCTGKYALSVPFVKRFFGLAKRPESDGRGSGYVGQITANSFMKREFGRKLIEHYLAEKVDLAYVIDTSGAHIPGHSTPTVILAGRRTSAIQRADTIRTVMSNRGEPEEPFEPDNGKVWRAIKAQYNQPGSESEWISVADLPRTQLSIYPWSLAGGGAGELMAALENGSLAKLSQFTELAGFVAITAEDDAFFSGLRHLQRKRIESIRPVATGEVVRDYAISSHLHCIFPYDADLRPEKLGNISQSIKLLWPNRRMLQRRKRFGVVIEAIPSLRWYEFGELYRDKLSTRLSIAFAFVATHNQFVLDRGGKVFNRSAPVLKLTDGMPESDVTNQVGRFGPV; via the coding sequence GTGATCGATCGTCGGGCGCTGCTGAAGGACCTTCAGGGCCAGGTCAGGGCGTTGGAGAAGGACCTGGCCGAGCAGATCGGCGGCTCCGGCGAGCACTACGACAAGCTGCGGTCGGAGTACGACCGGGCGTTTGCTTTGAAGCGCACGGCGGCGACCTGGGCGGCGTGGCGGGACGAGCGGGTGACCCAGACGGCGGTGGCCTGGGTGTTGGGCTCGGTCTTCGTCAGGTTCTGCGAGGACAACGGGCTCTTCGGTGACGTCTGCTATCTGGCCGGGCCGGAGAAGGACCGGGCAGTGCTGGCCGAGGAGTCGCAGGACGACTACTTCCGGCGACACCCGGAGCGGACCGACCGGGACTGGCTGCTGGCGTCGTTCGAGCACATCGGCGGGACGCAGGCCGGGCGGCTGCTCTTCGACCCCGAGCACAACCCGGCGTACCGGATCCCGATCAGCCACGACGCGGCCAAAGCGCTGATCGGGTTCTGGCGGCGGCGGGACCAGGCCGGGACGCTTGTGCACGACTTCACCGACCCGGAGTGGGGGACCCGGTTCCTCGGCGACCTCTACCAGGACCTGTCGGAGGCGGCACGGAAGCGGTATGCGCTGTTGCAGACGCCGGAGTTCGTCGAGGAGTTCATCCTCGACCTGACGCTGACCCCGGCGGTCAACGAGTTCGGCCACGAGACCATCAAGGCGATCGACCCGACGTGCGGGTCGGGGCACTTCCTGCTTGGCATCTTCCGAAGGTTGATGAAGGAGTGGGAGGAGCAGGACCCGGAGCGGGACCGCTGGGAGATGGTCAGGGCGGCGCTGGAGTCGGTACACGGGGTCGACATCAACCCGTTCGCGGTGGCTATCGCGCGATTTCGCCTGCTCCTCGAAGCCATGCGCGCTGCCGATTTCGCAGACTTCAAGCGAGCCCGCAGGTATGAGTTTCCCATCCGGATTGCGGTCGGCGACTCCCTAATCAAGAACCGTCAGGGAACCCTCTTCGATGACGTAGATGAGTTGGCTCAGTTTCGATACGTTACCGAGGACATCGACAAATTCCCGGGACTCCTGACAGAGAACCGGTATCACGTCGTTGTTGGCAATCCACCTTACATTACGCCGAAGGACAAGGAGTTGAATGAGCTGTACCGAAGGCTCTACAAGGACGTATGCACCGGAAAGTATGCGCTATCAGTTCCCTTTGTGAAGCGGTTCTTTGGCCTGGCTAAGCGACCTGAGTCCGATGGACGTGGATCGGGCTACGTGGGCCAAATCACAGCGAATTCATTTATGAAGCGCGAGTTCGGTCGGAAGCTTATTGAGCACTACTTAGCCGAGAAGGTTGACCTCGCTTACGTCATCGATACGTCAGGTGCACATATACCTGGCCACAGTACACCAACTGTAATCCTTGCTGGTCGGCGCACATCGGCAATACAGCGTGCCGACACGATCCGTACAGTAATGAGCAACCGCGGAGAACCAGAGGAACCTTTCGAGCCAGATAATGGCAAGGTCTGGCGCGCGATTAAAGCCCAGTATAACCAGCCTGGCTCGGAGAGTGAGTGGATCTCTGTCGCAGATTTGCCTCGAACTCAGCTTTCAATTTACCCCTGGAGCCTCGCTGGAGGCGGCGCCGGGGAGCTAATGGCGGCACTCGAGAACGGTTCGTTGGCAAAACTCTCCCAGTTCACAGAGCTTGCTGGATTCGTGGCCATTACGGCTGAAGATGATGCCTTCTTCTCGGGATTGCGGCATCTGCAACGTAAGCGGATCGAATCGATCAGGCCAGTGGCTACCGGGGAAGTTGTCCGGGATTATGCAATATCTTCGCACTTGCACTGCATCTTCCCTTATGATGCCGATCTTCGCCCCGAGAAGCTCGGTAATATCTCGCAATCCATCAAGCTACTGTGGCCCAACAGGCGGATGCTCCAACGCCGCAAGCGCTTTGGCGTCGTAATCGAGGCGATTCCTTCGCTGAGGTGGTATGAGTTCGGTGAACTCTATCGCGACAAGCTGTCGACGCGCCTTTCGATTGCCTTCGCATTCGTTGCAACCCATAATCAATTTGTGCTTGACCGAGGTGGAAAGGTGTTCAACCGGTCGGCCCCTGTCCTTAAGTTGACGGATGGGATGCCTGAAAGTGACGTAACTAATCAGGTCGGTCGGTTCGGGCCGGTTTGA